A window of the Nitrosococcus wardiae genome harbors these coding sequences:
- a CDS encoding YihY/virulence factor BrkB family protein, whose protein sequence is MAEATTEDTMSYARRGRSATRPREIPGKGWRDVLVRVKNELSEDKLTMVAAGVAFYALLALFPALTALVFIYGLVANPADVQQQLNTLSGIIPQEAQSLLNAQLSSITAQSPSALGFGVLGSILFALWGATKGMKTLMEALNVVYNEEEERGFLRLNGTALVLTLGAVLLGVLAIGLVVVLPALLGNLGLGESVRSWISLLRWPLLALFAMAGLAGVYRYGPSRSQPQWHWVNWGAVLATVLWVIASFGFSFYVSHFGSYNETYGSLGAVVIFLMWLFITAFIVLLGAELNAEMEHQTQVDTTEGEPQPMGQRRAYVADTVGGSPGHEASERSATRAQYDRAEQRAEAKSSRQSQPTRRETPQKPSAEAYFSTHTSRQPSASAQFNLEQERADEYLSRLGSVAKRHPVPTVLIGIGLTWFWLSHHRPTDMKS, encoded by the coding sequence GTGGCGGAAGCAACTACCGAAGACACCATGTCCTATGCCCGGCGGGGCCGGTCGGCCACTCGCCCCCGGGAAATCCCTGGGAAGGGATGGCGCGATGTCCTGGTGCGCGTTAAAAATGAGTTGAGCGAGGATAAACTCACGATGGTGGCGGCAGGAGTGGCATTTTACGCCTTACTGGCCTTGTTCCCGGCCTTAACGGCCCTGGTCTTCATTTATGGCTTGGTAGCGAATCCTGCTGATGTTCAGCAGCAACTTAATACCCTGTCGGGAATCATTCCCCAAGAAGCCCAGTCTTTACTGAATGCTCAGCTAAGCAGTATCACCGCCCAGTCTCCGTCAGCCCTGGGGTTCGGCGTCCTGGGAAGTATATTATTTGCGCTTTGGGGTGCCACTAAGGGAATGAAAACGCTCATGGAAGCTCTGAATGTGGTCTATAATGAGGAAGAAGAGCGGGGTTTTCTGAGGCTGAATGGTACCGCCTTGGTGCTGACCTTGGGCGCCGTGCTGCTAGGGGTGCTGGCTATCGGTCTGGTGGTGGTCCTGCCTGCTTTATTGGGTAACTTAGGCTTAGGAGAAAGCGTCAGGAGTTGGATTTCCTTGCTTCGCTGGCCTTTACTCGCCCTCTTTGCCATGGCAGGTCTGGCTGGAGTCTATCGCTATGGACCGAGCCGCAGTCAACCCCAATGGCATTGGGTGAATTGGGGTGCGGTTTTGGCGACTGTGCTGTGGGTTATCGCCTCCTTTGGCTTTTCTTTCTATGTGTCTCATTTCGGCAGCTATAATGAAACCTATGGCTCTCTAGGCGCTGTTGTGATCTTTTTGATGTGGTTATTTATTACTGCCTTTATCGTGTTATTGGGTGCTGAGCTGAACGCTGAAATGGAGCACCAAACGCAGGTGGATACCACGGAGGGGGAACCCCAACCCATGGGGCAGCGCAGGGCGTATGTCGCCGATACCGTAGGCGGTTCACCGGGCCATGAGGCTTCCGAGCGCTCCGCCACTCGTGCTCAATATGACCGCGCTGAGCAGCGAGCGGAAGCAAAATCATCTAGGCAGTCTCAGCCGACGAGACGCGAAACACCGCAGAAACCGTCTGCCGAAGCTTATTTTTCTACCCATACGTCCCGTCAGCCTTCTGCTTCTGCACAATTTAATCTGGAGCAGGAGAGGGCGGATGAGTATTTGTCACGGTTGGGTAGTGTCGCCAAACGTCACCCGGTGCCAACTGTCCTCATCGGTATCGGCCTTACCTGGTTTTGGTTGTCTCATCATCGCCCTACCGACATGAAGTCATAA
- a CDS encoding TVP38/TMEM64 family protein — MSNLLEKITTTNQNKPLIKVSLGLLLVILGLYFFWPSFHDSINRLFSLLASGDREKLHQFVRQFGIWGPIIIILSMVGQMFLIVIPSVALFVVSVLAYGPFWGGGVSLLAVLVASTVGYMVGRGLCPITVDKLIGTETRENIEGYVERYGFWTVIVIRLSPFLSNDAISFVGGLLRMNYWQFIAATSIGILPLIVLIAYLGETNERLRTGMFWISVISLAAFIVYIIYDQRKRK, encoded by the coding sequence ATGAGTAATTTGCTAGAAAAGATTACTACTACAAACCAAAACAAACCTCTAATCAAGGTTTCCCTTGGCCTTCTATTAGTCATTCTAGGCTTATATTTTTTTTGGCCTTCCTTTCATGATTCCATAAACCGGCTTTTTTCCCTTTTGGCCAGTGGCGATCGTGAAAAACTGCATCAATTTGTCAGGCAATTTGGAATCTGGGGACCCATCATTATTATTTTATCTATGGTGGGTCAGATGTTTTTGATTGTTATTCCTTCGGTAGCTCTTTTTGTCGTTTCGGTACTGGCTTATGGTCCTTTTTGGGGTGGAGGTGTTTCTTTATTAGCTGTCTTGGTGGCTTCCACCGTGGGCTACATGGTTGGCCGAGGGCTTTGTCCAATTACTGTCGATAAATTAATCGGTACAGAGACTCGAGAGAATATAGAAGGATATGTGGAAAGATACGGCTTCTGGACTGTTATTGTCATTAGACTTTCCCCTTTTCTTTCCAATGATGCCATCAGTTTCGTCGGCGGATTGCTGCGGATGAATTATTGGCAATTTATAGCGGCTACTTCCATTGGCATCTTGCCATTAATTGTTCTCATTGCCTATCTAGGGGAAACGAATGAACGATTACGCACAGGAATGTTTTGGATATCAGTAATCAGCTTAGCCGCCTTTATCGTCTATATTATATATGACCAGCGTAAACGAAAATAA
- the ctaD gene encoding cytochrome c oxidase subunit I: protein MKARQEDKALKKAQEERLLKVWAAPKGWSAVTAVNNTEIGLWYTIAAFLFLLFGGVLALLMRYQLAVPNNDFLGPETYNQIFTMHGSVMMFLVAVPFLEAVAVYLLPQFLGARDLPFPRLSAYGFWCYIIGGICVCASLFWLKAPSGGWFMYPPLTDQEHSPGIGADIWLLGLSFVEIASLAAAVELIVGVLKTRPPGMAINLMPLYAWYILATAGMILFAFPPLIAGDILLELQRAFDWPFFDPSRGGDPILWQHLFWIFGHPEVYIIFLPAVGVVAMIVPTFAQRPIVGYSWIVLAAVGTGFISFGLWVHHMYATGLPLISLSFFSAASEAVVIPTGVQIFAFIATLLLGRVKFETPMLFVTGFLLIFVIGGLSGVMVAIVPFDWQVHDSYFVVAHLHYTIIGGMLFPMFAALYYWMPVISGRKMLPRLGRWAFGLLFLGFNTAFFPMHFTGLLGMPRRVYTYPEGVGWDWLNLLSTVGAFTFAAGVLVVLSDVILHFRWGEKASRNPWNAGTLDWMMEIPPKEWGARSVPIVKTRYPLWEQENFLDDMDNGRFLIPDAPDLRRETIITSVIDAKPIQVLRVPGPSWWPLLTAVATGGFFIAATFHAWILAGVSALIAFIFILCWVWETAEIPDKDTINAGCGQVLPLYVSGSESVGWWAMFITLLGDGAAFISLVFVYFFFWTVNPAWPPPRYPPFALELPLIALAVLLTAGGLIAWAVISLSQGMTRRFQLAVGLGCAALITFTGLQLNWLQGTGLQPTEHAYPAIIWTLLLYHLLHVAVAFIMGLYGVVRYWAGRLGPSHPMDLQNTALFWYFTVLQGLITLAVVNLFPWAS, encoded by the coding sequence GTGAAGGCCCGACAAGAGGACAAGGCCTTAAAAAAGGCCCAGGAGGAAAGACTGCTCAAGGTATGGGCAGCACCCAAGGGCTGGTCTGCTGTGACCGCCGTCAATAATACTGAGATTGGCCTTTGGTATACCATCGCTGCTTTTCTTTTTCTCCTATTCGGCGGGGTATTGGCCCTGCTGATGCGCTACCAGCTGGCTGTCCCCAACAACGATTTCCTCGGCCCAGAGACCTACAACCAGATCTTCACCATGCATGGCTCGGTAATGATGTTCCTAGTTGCCGTGCCCTTTTTAGAAGCTGTAGCGGTCTACCTGCTCCCCCAATTTTTAGGCGCGCGTGACCTGCCCTTTCCACGGCTCTCCGCTTACGGTTTTTGGTGCTATATCATTGGCGGGATTTGTGTCTGCGCCAGTCTCTTCTGGCTAAAGGCCCCATCCGGCGGCTGGTTCATGTATCCGCCGCTCACTGACCAAGAACACTCGCCGGGGATTGGTGCTGATATCTGGCTGCTTGGCCTCTCCTTTGTAGAAATCGCTTCCCTTGCTGCTGCCGTAGAGCTTATTGTCGGCGTGCTCAAAACACGCCCGCCGGGCATGGCGATTAATCTCATGCCGCTCTACGCTTGGTATATCTTAGCTACTGCGGGGATGATCCTGTTTGCCTTTCCCCCCTTGATTGCCGGTGATATCCTCCTCGAGCTTCAGCGCGCCTTCGATTGGCCCTTCTTCGATCCTAGCCGGGGCGGTGATCCCATCCTCTGGCAACATTTATTTTGGATTTTTGGCCACCCGGAAGTCTATATTATTTTCCTCCCTGCGGTAGGAGTGGTAGCCATGATCGTTCCCACCTTCGCCCAACGCCCCATTGTCGGTTACAGCTGGATCGTTTTGGCAGCGGTAGGGACCGGTTTTATCAGCTTTGGTCTTTGGGTGCATCACATGTATGCTACCGGCCTGCCCCTTATTTCCTTAAGCTTCTTTTCCGCAGCGAGTGAGGCCGTCGTGATCCCTACGGGAGTCCAGATCTTCGCCTTTATCGCCACACTCCTACTGGGGCGGGTCAAATTCGAAACGCCGATGCTGTTTGTCACGGGTTTTCTGCTTATCTTCGTGATAGGGGGGCTATCTGGCGTCATGGTCGCTATCGTGCCTTTCGACTGGCAAGTCCACGACAGCTACTTTGTGGTCGCCCACCTCCACTACACCATCATTGGCGGCATGTTGTTTCCCATGTTTGCTGCACTTTATTACTGGATGCCGGTGATCTCGGGTCGTAAGATGCTGCCGCGGCTGGGGCGCTGGGCTTTTGGGCTGTTATTTCTGGGTTTTAATACCGCCTTCTTTCCCATGCACTTCACCGGCCTGCTAGGAATGCCCAGGCGGGTCTATACTTATCCAGAAGGTGTAGGCTGGGATTGGCTTAACCTGCTATCCACCGTAGGAGCATTTACTTTCGCCGCGGGGGTGCTGGTCGTGCTTAGCGATGTGATTCTACACTTCCGCTGGGGTGAAAAGGCGAGCCGCAATCCCTGGAATGCCGGGACCCTAGACTGGATGATGGAGATCCCGCCCAAGGAATGGGGGGCACGCAGCGTTCCTATCGTAAAAACCCGCTATCCCCTGTGGGAACAAGAAAATTTCCTGGATGATATGGATAATGGCCGCTTCTTGATTCCCGATGCGCCAGACCTGCGCCGAGAAACGATCATTACCAGCGTAATCGATGCCAAGCCTATCCAAGTGCTACGCGTGCCTGGGCCGAGTTGGTGGCCGCTATTAACGGCCGTAGCCACTGGCGGATTTTTTATTGCGGCGACTTTTCACGCCTGGATACTCGCTGGCGTATCCGCCCTAATCGCCTTTATCTTTATCCTCTGTTGGGTATGGGAGACGGCAGAAATCCCCGATAAAGACACCATTAATGCCGGTTGTGGCCAAGTATTGCCCCTATATGTCTCGGGTTCAGAATCGGTAGGCTGGTGGGCAATGTTTATCACCCTTTTAGGTGATGGAGCCGCATTTATCTCACTCGTTTTCGTCTATTTTTTCTTTTGGACAGTCAACCCAGCTTGGCCTCCACCCCGCTATCCCCCCTTCGCTCTGGAGCTCCCCCTCATCGCCCTGGCTGTGCTGCTGACGGCAGGGGGATTGATCGCATGGGCTGTTATTAGCCTAAGCCAGGGCATGACTCGACGCTTCCAACTCGCAGTAGGCTTAGGTTGCGCAGCTCTCATCACCTTTACCGGGCTCCAGCTTAATTGGCTCCAAGGAACCGGACTCCAGCCTACCGAACACGCCTACCCCGCCATCATCTGGACTCTACTGTTGTATCATCTTTTGCACGTAGCAGTCGCATTTATCATGGGGCTCTATGGGGTAGTCCGTTATTGGGCTGGACGGTTGGGCCCGAGCCACCCCATGGACCTACAGAATACAGCCCTATTTTGGTACTTTACTGTCTTGCAGGGGCTAATCACTCTGGCCGTGGTTAATCTCTTTCCCTGGGCGAGTTGA
- a CDS encoding DUF3618 domain-containing protein yields the protein MKHTEYPYQSTTYEDKSPEEIEREINETRAELTHTLHALERKFSPGQWVDQTLGYFRGAGEESGEFATNLGRSIKHNPLPVTLLGVGLGWLMLAGSERPERRYSRTYGESGVIPSTSGGTTARTHGEAIVTPSGAPATSTTESGGGRKEQVRQTAHEARERAEHLVHEARERMGETAHRARERAGHMAHGAREQMGEVTEAAHYQAERARQGFNHMLYEQPLVLGAVGIILGAALGAALPPTRKEDAWMGRKRDEALERAEAMGKEGLHKAEQVAEAAQKAAREEAERQNLTPSQVKQKSGQVAEAAREAAKEEAKHQDLGGASSSPSGRP from the coding sequence ATGAAACATACTGAATACCCCTACCAGAGCACAACTTACGAGGATAAGTCACCGGAGGAAATTGAGAGGGAAATTAACGAGACCCGGGCGGAGTTGACTCATACTTTGCATGCCCTGGAGCGTAAGTTCTCGCCTGGGCAATGGGTGGACCAGACCCTGGGTTATTTCCGCGGAGCCGGCGAGGAGTCCGGTGAGTTTGCTACCAACCTGGGCCGGAGTATCAAGCATAATCCCCTGCCGGTTACCTTATTGGGTGTTGGGCTGGGTTGGCTGATGTTAGCGGGTTCGGAAAGACCTGAGCGCCGCTATAGCCGAACTTATGGGGAATCGGGGGTCATTCCCTCGACGAGTGGTGGCACTACCGCGAGGACTCACGGGGAGGCGATTGTGACCCCGTCGGGTGCTCCAGCCACTTCCACGACAGAGTCGGGAGGTGGGCGTAAGGAACAGGTGCGACAAACGGCTCATGAGGCCCGGGAGCGGGCAGAGCATCTCGTTCATGAAGCGCGGGAGAGAATGGGAGAGACCGCTCATAGGGCCCGGGAACGGGCAGGGCACATGGCCCATGGCGCGCGGGAGCAAATGGGAGAAGTCACTGAAGCAGCCCACTACCAAGCCGAGCGCGCAAGACAGGGTTTTAACCATATGCTTTACGAGCAGCCCCTAGTCCTCGGCGCCGTTGGGATTATCTTAGGCGCGGCGTTAGGTGCCGCTTTGCCGCCCACACGCAAGGAAGACGCGTGGATGGGTAGAAAGCGGGATGAAGCTTTAGAACGCGCTGAGGCAATGGGTAAGGAGGGACTTCATAAGGCCGAGCAGGTGGCTGAGGCCGCTCAAAAAGCAGCCAGGGAAGAAGCCGAACGGCAAAATCTGACGCCTAGCCAAGTTAAACAGAAATCCGGGCAAGTGGCTGAGGCGGCCCGGGAAGCCGCTAAAGAGGAGGCCAAGCATCAGGATCTTGGTGGCGCCTCATCCTCACCCAGCGGCAGGCCATAA
- a CDS encoding cytochrome c oxidase assembly protein — MWIASGLLLDGAVIALGIAYGLGLLRRKTKARDRPSRWIWQALAFALGWLALAAALLSPLAPLTEISFAAHMAQHVLLLMIAPPLLILGKPLAPLMNALPSPWRRPLGYWFFSPLLRSPLHLLTRMPIAITVHSIAIWLWHAPLTYQAALTNEFIHYLEHLSLFGSALLFWWSIINSGRQGYFRYGSGVVALFLMALHTKLLGVLIALAPDPLYITYATSVSPWGLSALEDQQWAGLIMLLPCGFTYLFTGLILMAAWLTTAERQREPTPQPGITTRHWH; from the coding sequence ATGTGGATAGCCAGCGGCTTACTCTTAGATGGTGCCGTCATTGCTCTAGGAATTGCTTATGGACTAGGTCTGCTGCGGAGAAAGACCAAGGCTAGAGATAGGCCCAGCAGGTGGATATGGCAAGCGCTGGCCTTCGCGCTCGGTTGGCTTGCCTTGGCGGCAGCTTTGCTTTCACCTCTCGCCCCCCTCACTGAGATCTCCTTTGCGGCCCACATGGCACAGCATGTTCTTTTGCTTATGATCGCGCCTCCACTTCTGATTTTGGGCAAGCCGCTTGCCCCCCTTATGAATGCACTTCCTTCTCCCTGGCGGCGCCCGTTGGGCTACTGGTTTTTTTCCCCATTATTACGCAGTCCTTTACACCTACTAACCCGGATGCCTATTGCAATCACTGTACACAGTATTGCAATCTGGCTCTGGCATGCGCCGCTGACTTACCAGGCAGCGTTAACAAATGAGTTTATCCACTACCTAGAGCATCTTAGCCTGTTTGGCAGTGCCCTACTTTTTTGGTGGAGTATCATTAATTCTGGCCGTCAGGGTTATTTCCGCTATGGCAGCGGAGTGGTGGCCCTGTTCTTGATGGCCTTACATACCAAACTGCTGGGTGTCCTTATCGCACTTGCTCCAGATCCCCTTTATATTACCTACGCGACCAGTGTTTCACCCTGGGGTCTGAGTGCTTTGGAAGATCAACAGTGGGCTGGTTTGATCATGCTGTTACCCTGTGGATTCACTTATCTGTTTACGGGACTTATTTTAATGGCGGCCTGGCTGACTACGGCTGAACGCCAGAGAGAACCTACCCCCCAGCCGGGAATTACCACAAGGCATTGGCACTAA
- a CDS encoding DUF883 family protein, with protein sequence MADNTLQKEVDHLKEELGQLRKEMGNLVSEVKNRGQSAAHTTKTKAEQELDETLEKLNRAYLSARKTGEQAATSLQHEIKQHPVASAGIAFLGIAFLVGIATGKLFSQK encoded by the coding sequence ATGGCAGATAACACGTTACAAAAAGAAGTTGACCACTTAAAGGAAGAACTTGGCCAACTCCGTAAAGAAATGGGAAATCTAGTTTCTGAGGTTAAAAATCGCGGCCAAAGTGCAGCCCACACCACCAAAACAAAGGCCGAGCAAGAGTTAGATGAAACGCTGGAAAAATTAAATCGAGCTTATCTCTCGGCCCGCAAAACTGGCGAACAGGCAGCCACATCATTACAGCATGAAATTAAACAGCATCCGGTTGCAAGTGCAGGTATCGCCTTTCTAGGGATTGCTTTTCTGGTTGGAATAGCTACAGGAAAACTTTTTTCACAAAAATAA
- the coxB gene encoding cytochrome c oxidase subunit II, whose product MGRWLLLPLWGQLAGCRGIQSALAPSGTAAREIAALWWSMAVGAFIIYVIVLGIAFYAVRIRPERHGSPAGYGLILGGGVALPLVVLSTLLTYSFSLGPTLRQPVASGALQIEVIGKQWWWEIRYLPPGQKQPIVSANEVHIPIGEPVEILLKSADVIHSFWVPPLAGKIDMVPGRTNRLVLQADQPGTYRGQCAEYCGGPHALMAFYVIAETPKNFALWLEQEAQPVKDRGSPLLMRGQRLFINSGCGTCHTVRGTPAGGRFGPDLTHVGRRYSLAAGILPNNIGTLAGWVAGNQILKPGNKMPSFNTFEGEALRTLAAYLESLQ is encoded by the coding sequence TTGGGAAGATGGCTCCTGCTACCCCTATGGGGTCAGCTTGCCGGCTGTAGGGGGATTCAATCTGCCTTGGCGCCAAGCGGTACCGCCGCCCGGGAGATCGCGGCACTCTGGTGGTCTATGGCCGTAGGCGCCTTCATTATCTATGTCATCGTCCTCGGGATTGCTTTCTATGCCGTTAGAATTCGACCCGAGCGACACGGTTCCCCCGCCGGGTATGGTCTTATTCTGGGTGGCGGTGTCGCCCTGCCGCTAGTGGTCCTGAGCACTCTGCTCACTTACAGCTTTTCTCTAGGACCCACCTTGCGACAGCCCGTCGCTTCGGGAGCACTGCAGATTGAAGTTATCGGCAAACAGTGGTGGTGGGAAATTCGCTACCTGCCTCCCGGCCAGAAGCAACCTATCGTGAGTGCCAATGAGGTGCATATCCCCATTGGCGAACCGGTAGAAATATTACTTAAATCGGCTGATGTCATCCACAGCTTTTGGGTCCCACCCTTGGCCGGCAAGATCGATATGGTTCCTGGCCGCACCAATCGTTTGGTCCTTCAAGCCGATCAACCCGGCACCTATCGGGGCCAATGCGCCGAATATTGTGGTGGCCCCCATGCACTGATGGCTTTTTACGTCATTGCGGAAACCCCAAAAAATTTCGCCCTCTGGCTTGAGCAAGAAGCGCAACCGGTCAAGGATCGAGGGAGTCCCCTTTTAATGCGGGGTCAGCGGCTATTTATTAATAGCGGCTGTGGTACCTGCCACACTGTGCGGGGCACACCCGCTGGTGGTCGATTTGGGCCAGATCTTACCCATGTGGGCAGGCGCTATTCCTTAGCGGCAGGTATTCTGCCCAATAATATTGGGACACTGGCGGGTTGGGTTGCAGGCAATCAGATCCTTAAGCCAGGCAATAAGATGCCATCGTTCAACACCTTTGAGGGTGAGGCGTTGCGAACATTGGCCGCCTATCTGGAGAGCTTGCAGTGA
- a CDS encoding diacylglycerol/lipid kinase family protein → MKFLQNGDVNLTTKTKTYALDSAGSRLFLILNPVAGSCKAEQVRNLLKQYCEMHGIGYDIYETTGKEHLPSIVRQAQEQDYSVIAAAGGDGTVSAVASGLLHSQIPLAIIPVGTANLLARELAIPLEVEAACQLVVKGGRIRKIDAMQVGDQILISHISIGSYSRIAERTTVAAKRYFRQLAYVWSALAELIGTRVWRFNLRIDDREQRIRAAFIMIANVGEMGAASLRWGAEVEPDDGQIDVCIVRARTLLHYLSFMWHILWRQHKQSPHTIYLRAEKNIKVSTKWNLPVRGDGEIIGRANVDIQIIPKAIPIIAPVVVPDKMAS, encoded by the coding sequence ATGAAATTCTTGCAAAATGGAGATGTAAATCTTACGACAAAAACGAAGACTTATGCCTTAGACTCAGCCGGTTCACGCCTATTTCTCATTCTTAATCCTGTCGCCGGCAGTTGTAAAGCTGAACAGGTTAGAAATCTCCTGAAGCAATACTGTGAAATGCATGGCATAGGTTATGATATTTATGAGACCACAGGTAAAGAGCACTTACCCAGCATTGTGCGTCAGGCGCAAGAACAGGATTATAGTGTGATTGCTGCTGCAGGCGGCGATGGGACTGTTTCTGCGGTAGCCAGTGGATTGCTTCACAGCCAAATTCCTCTGGCCATTATCCCGGTGGGTACAGCCAATTTACTGGCACGTGAGTTGGCAATTCCCTTAGAAGTAGAAGCAGCCTGCCAATTAGTAGTCAAGGGTGGGAGGATAAGAAAGATTGATGCCATGCAGGTAGGCGATCAGATTTTGATCTCTCATATTAGTATAGGTTCTTATTCGCGCATTGCGGAGAGAACCACTGTGGCTGCTAAACGGTATTTTCGGCAACTGGCCTATGTTTGGAGTGCTTTAGCTGAATTGATTGGAACCCGGGTCTGGCGCTTTAACCTCCGCATAGATGATCGCGAGCAACGTATTAGAGCAGCTTTTATTATGATCGCTAATGTGGGAGAGATGGGGGCTGCCTCATTACGGTGGGGCGCAGAGGTCGAACCTGATGATGGTCAGATTGATGTGTGTATCGTCCGGGCCCGGACATTACTCCATTACCTGTCATTTATGTGGCATATATTGTGGAGACAACATAAGCAGTCTCCCCATACCATCTATTTGCGCGCCGAAAAAAACATAAAAGTAAGCACAAAATGGAATCTGCCTGTGCGAGGCGATGGGGAAATTATTGGCCGAGCCAATGTTGATATACAGATTATACCCAAGGCCATTCCAATTATTGCGCCTGTTGTTGTGCCTGATAAAATGGCTTCCTGA
- a CDS encoding DUF421 domain-containing protein has product MFFDNWAGIGRVLIVTLVAYLALILLLKFFGKRTLAKMTAFDFVVTVALGSILANIALSKNTVFLEGITALVVLIGAQYLISSFCVRSKKFEGWIKPEPTLLLYRGQFLQEAMRSERITEADILLGIRQRGHSSIENVEAVVLESDGSFNTILNGAASASDATLKNVRNYVLENQKAAPESSSQS; this is encoded by the coding sequence ATGTTTTTCGATAACTGGGCAGGAATAGGGCGTGTTTTAATAGTCACTTTAGTTGCCTACCTGGCTTTAATTCTCTTGCTTAAATTCTTTGGGAAACGAACACTTGCTAAAATGACAGCATTTGATTTCGTTGTCACTGTTGCCCTTGGCTCCATTCTTGCCAATATTGCTTTATCCAAAAATACGGTTTTCTTAGAAGGGATAACTGCCCTCGTGGTGCTGATTGGCGCCCAATATCTCATTTCATCTTTTTGTGTGCGATCAAAAAAATTTGAAGGTTGGATTAAGCCGGAACCTACTTTATTGCTGTATCGAGGTCAGTTTTTACAGGAAGCCATGCGCAGCGAACGGATAACGGAAGCGGATATTCTTTTGGGTATTCGCCAGCGGGGCCATTCATCAATTGAAAATGTAGAAGCAGTAGTTCTGGAGTCTGATGGGAGTTTCAATACCATTCTTAATGGAGCAGCTTCAGCTTCTGACGCTACACTCAAGAATGTACGAAATTATGTTTTGGAAAATCAAAAAGCTGCACCTGAATCTTCCTCGCAATCTTAG
- a CDS encoding phage holin family protein produces MSTHETHTPPENRSVTSLLSDLAREVTTLMRQELQLAKAEASEKVSQVEAGIGSLIAGGAVAFGGFLILLQFMVYGLADLLDEGYDIPQLWVSSLIVGLVVLLIGYFLLRKGQRDLKAKRLVPRRTAGSLRRDAELAKKEVHESRSRYHETY; encoded by the coding sequence ATGTCAACACATGAAACGCATACCCCTCCGGAAAACCGTTCGGTCACCTCACTTCTCTCCGACCTGGCGCGGGAAGTGACTACTTTAATGCGGCAAGAGTTGCAACTGGCCAAGGCCGAGGCATCTGAAAAGGTGTCCCAGGTGGAAGCCGGGATAGGCTCCCTTATTGCAGGTGGCGCGGTTGCCTTTGGTGGTTTTCTAATCCTCTTGCAATTTATGGTGTACGGACTGGCCGATCTTTTAGATGAAGGATACGACATACCGCAGCTTTGGGTTTCATCGTTGATCGTGGGTTTGGTGGTGCTTCTTATCGGCTATTTCCTATTAAGAAAAGGTCAACGGGATCTTAAAGCGAAGCGCTTAGTACCCCGTAGGACCGCCGGATCCCTACGCCGGGACGCGGAGTTGGCCAAGAAAGAGGTACACGAGAGCAGGAGCAGATATCATGAAACATACTGA